The genomic DNA CGAGAAATCAAAGGGAAGGTACGTGGATATGAAGCTGTACGCAATCCTGCGATCCGATTGGAAACCTGAGTAAGAATGAATAGGACGGACATACTAAGGGCAAATGACGGAACGAAGGAGAGTTTATGTTTACGCTACTCTTATTATGGTCCATGCTCATCCTGCCCTGGTTTATCCTGATCCCATTGCGTTCTTATCAAGTGAAACGATTCTTCCCTGGAGGTGTGTTCGGGGCACTGCTCCTGACCGTGGTGTTCCAGATGGCCGATGCCTTAGACTGGTGGAAGGTGACAAAGACGATTCCATTGTTCACGAATATCACCTCTTTTGTGTACGGATTGTTCCTTGTGGGAACGATCGTGATTTTATATTTTACGTACGGACATTTTTGGCGGTATTTCATCACGAACCTGGTAGTGGATGCGTTTCTCGCGTTTCTCGTGAGTCCCTGGTTTGAATACTTAGGGATTTATGAGCTACACCGGATTCATCCGCTTGGAGTGTATTGCATCACGACCATTTTGAGCGTGTTGATCTATGTGTATATGAAATGGCAGGATGGTGTGATGGCAAAATAGGACTTCCCTTTTTGGGGAGTCCTATTTTTAATGGAGTGATGCAAGCCAGCCGTGAATGAATGCGGGTATAATTTTACATTATATAACGTAAATATTCCTTTTTATGGTTTTAATTGTTATAATGCACCGTATAGTATATCAGATGAGTGATATAAGAAATGAAGGCTGATCAGGCGCCTAAAACGGAACTGATCCATGTTGAAAGGAGGATGGGCATAAGGTGAAAAAGACATTGTCCAGTGTCATAGCAGCACTACTCGTTCTCTGTGGTTGCCAGCAAGCTGAACCCCATCAAGACCTGGAAGATGAACCGGTCGCAACCTTGTCGGAGGTTCAAGTCCCAGACACCATCTTTACGTCTGATCGTAAGGGCGCGTCCATTACGGAAGACGAAATAAAGAGCGCCATCATCCTGTACCTGGATAGCAGTGAGGATCTGGATGAAATCATGCAGGCTTTCCAGGAAACCATCTATTCCGAGGAGGAGCCGACTCGCGAAGAGATGGATAAAGTAAATAAGACCCTTTCCTTAATAGAAGAGAATGATCAAAACTTCAGCGACTTTATCACAGCCAACTCCCTCCCGGCTGATTATGCCAAAGAAGCGGACCGCATAAGCCGATATATCACCGACTACAATGACTATATA from Rossellomorea marisflavi includes the following:
- a CDS encoding NDxxF motif lipoprotein, giving the protein MKKTLSSVIAALLVLCGCQQAEPHQDLEDEPVATLSEVQVPDTIFTSDRKGASITEDEIKSAIILYLDSSEDLDEIMQAFQETIYSEEEPTREEMDKVNKTLSLIEENDQNFSDFITANSLPADYAKEADRISRYITDYNDYIRSMDKAFDRFDKGEMKVSDLETILGSSGSVNGREQKKIEDFLREKDIQTRAFQQ